The genomic segment CACTGACTCGATGTACACttactggactctaaccacacacactcacacatactacactgacactccaaacacacagacggacacacatgcatattgacaacacacacagtgcatttggaaccaaaacttcttccatttaagaatgattgaggccactgtgttcttagagACCTTCAAAATTCTGCAGAAAATgtttggtaccgttccccagatctgtgcctcgacacaatcctgtctcggagctctacagacaattcctttgacctcatggcttggtttttgctctgacatgcgctgtcaactgtgggaccttatatagacaggtgtgttcctttccaaatcatgtccaatcaattgaatttaccacaggtggactccaatcaagttgtagaaacatgtcaaggataatcaatggaaacaggatgcacctgagctcaatttcgagtctcatagcaaagggtctgaatacttaataaataatgtatttttcatttttaatacatttgcaaaaatgtctaaaaacctgtttttgctttgttattatggggtattgtgtgtagattgatgaggatttgtatttatttaatgcattttagaataaggctgtaacataacaaaatgtggaaaaagggaagtggtctgaatacattccttcacactcttcacatattaGTTGATTTAGCAAATTTTTCATACTTACATTTTTTAAACTcagttgttggttaagggctcataagtaagcatttacTTGGTTAGAAAGCAACCAATTGTAGTAACGCATTACAAGTAATCCAGATTAGGTCGTTACGTAATCAGACCATCGCAGTGCGCTTtgtctggggtgtattcattacgtctTGCAACGGAAACCGTTTACCGTTTAAAAGAACCAAACAGcggcaaacggaacgaaacgggagggacctacctgaatttctCCAATAGAAAGTCTCGTTTTCGTTAAAAAACGTTTTCAGTTTGAAGTTAACGGTTTCTGTTGCAACAgacgaaacgttttgcaacagaatcggcgtaatgacTACACCCCTGTTTAAACGCTTGCAGTCTCGCACTAAATACGACACATTGTACGGATAATTTCTTTAAAATGGATGCCGGTGCTCTTGCCACATCTTTCCATGTCTGGCAATATAGACATCATTTCATTTTCAAGGAGTTAAGAGACAAAAATATGACCGTAGAGTGTGTTCTATGCAAACCCAAAATCCGCATGCTGTCTACCTCCAAGAACTCGACATCAAATCTGAAGAAACATTTAGAGGTGAGTTGAATGTTTTCAATGAACATGTTATATGGGGGGTTAAAAATGCAGGTCGTTTGTAAAACATGTGGCCAAAGCCCGTACCAACTTTATAAACCACCTTTGGCCTAACTACTAACGTTCTTTCACAATAAAATAATGACGGCTTTACTGTGTTTTGATTGGGTGGCGGTACATCTCATCGAGTGTAGACTGACATTTCATTGGCGTCGCCATATTCTTTTCCCCCTCATGCAATCACACAAGATTAGGGCTATCTgtgatccttgggacgtccctaccctaatcTAACCTAataaaccttaccctaaccatTTTACAGTTCAACGGCAATGgagtagggacgtcccaaggattcagTATAGCATGGACCAATCAGGCAAAAAAAAGTCACTTGGAAATGGAATTCTAACATTTAATATAAATTACATTCAAACATTGCAATGCATCATCATTTTTACCTACTCGAaaactgcaacaacaaaaaacacaaaaacaccaaCAGAAATACATTTTGGGGAGGGGGGTGCAGTTTCTCAATACAGAGGCATGTATTCATCACGCCAATTATGTTGCAAAAttgggagggacctacctgaatttgtccaatagaaactcaagttccgttttgcaactgtttggtgAAATGATTACACCCCTGTATTTTGTGACTAGAAAAATGTGAAAGTAAAGGGATCAACCAAGTTTTACCTGGCCTGTTGTTTCCTATTAGTAAAGATGAAGGAGATGGAGACGAGGCGGAGGAAGCAACGTATTGAGATGCACCCTTATTGAAATGTATATCATGGACATATGGGGTACTACTACTGGTGGTCAGTGTAACTGCCCTCTCAGCCTTGTAGTTTTTTGAATGGGCTTCAAGCGCAAACAAATTACGAAAATGTTCTTCATAAAAATAATTGCCATAAATTCATCCACAAACACAAATATATCTTAaatgggcaatctgcagttgccacatccatttttggatttttaaatgaatgatatgtacccatttgATTCTTTAAGAATATAACTTGTAAATAcctcatgagtttagttcaactgttgtaccccatcagaacccaaaatataagcttgttttattccaatgtttgtaataaaagtaaatgtaaacaaacactatatagcctcaaaacatggttaaaactacaattgatggtcagtccttgcatccatagctctgtctatgaatttgagagtggttacatttctccagccctgtctctcagctttttaccgaaacaggggcgGGGACTTCACTTTGTTAtagtttcaactgctgattgccgctttaaattTGATTATATAATCTTGAAGCACATTCAAAAGATTATGGGACAGTATCTGGCTCTGCTACATATGGCAATAAATAGGTTGGGTAAATGCTTTGGGGATTTACCTGTCTGTTAAAAATACAACAGGGATgttctgatatactgtatatgaagGTGTATTAATACATTTTCTTTTTGATTGTATTTCAGAGAAAGCATGCAACCATGTATCTGAAGTCCCCTAAAGGTGAGATGGATGGACCCAATGGATCAACCACAGAGTCTCCTAAGGAGCCACGCTACAAGAAATCCAAGCTGGAAAACCTTGTCCATCAAATGACGTCACAGCCAAAAGTGAACACCTTGGTCTTCAACTTCATGGTGGAAAATGTCCAGTCGCTCTCTGTCTTGGAGCAGCCTGCTTTCAGGAAGCTGATTGAGGGCTTAAGTGGAGGGAAGATGTCCATGACCCGAAATACTTTTATCAATAGAATTATGATGGCATACTCCAAAATGAAGGAGGAACTAAAGGAAAAGCTGGACAGGGTACAATCTGTGTGCACTACAGCTGATATCTGGTCAGCTCACAACAGAAGCTACATTGGGATGACCTGTCATTGGATTGAGAAGAATGAGCTAGAGAGGAAGTCTGCTGCGCTTGCCTGTGCCAGAATACGGGGCGCGCACACATTTGATACAATTGCAGCCAAGATACACGAGATTCATTTGGCCTACAATATTGAAAACAAACTTCAGGCTACAGTCACTGATAATGGCAGCAACTTCGTCAAAGTCTTCAAAGAGTTTTCGAAGGGGGACAATGAAAACTATGAAGATGACATTGTTGAATTTCAGGACGTGGGCACCATACTTGACGGAGCAGATGAGGCCATGCACCTCTTTCTGCTGCCGCACCAGAGATGTGCATCGCACGCATTGAATCTGATTGCCTCCCACGATCTAGCACAAGTTCTATCACAGGGAGAAACTGGCCAAGTGTACTGCAGCGCAATGGCCAAGTGTTTTGCCATATGGAACAGCGTCCACCAATCCCCATTGGCTATAGCAGCAGTGGAGGACATAGAGAAAATGAAATTGACTGCTCCTTGTGTGAGTCGCTGGAATTCTGAATACTGTGCAGTGGAAAAGATGGTCTCTCTCCCTGAAACAAAACTAATGGATGTTTGTGACAGCCTGGGGGTCCCGAGACTGCTATCTTACGAGATAGCATTTTTAAAAGAATACATAAATGTCTTCAAGCCACTTGCTTTtgcactggaactcttccaaggaGAGCAAAAATGTTTTCTTGGACTGGTCATACCTACGGTACTCACATTGAAGAAAAAGCTATGTGAGAAGAAAACTCTTGCACTCTATCTCTTCGACGTCATCAACCCTGTTCTAGAAGCAATAGATTCCCGTTTCAAACAGCTCTTTGCCAGTCTGGATGCAAAAATGGCGACAGCAACTACTCCACAATTTCGTTTGTGGTGGCTACCAGAAGCTGAGAGAGAAGACATGCATTTGATGCTGGTGGCTGAGGCAACCCGATTGGAGCCGACTGATGGTGAGCCAATCGGCAGCGACAACGTGCAGTCAGAAGACGAATTCTTTAGTTTCGGACCTGGGACTGGCAATAGTGACACAGAAGAGGAAGTCCGGAGGTACCTCGAGGGAACCAGCAAAAATCTCAGCTGCCTGAAATACTTCCAGAGAGTGAGGAAGCTGTTCCTCAAATTCAACGCCATCCTACCCTCAAGTGCTCCTGTGGAGCGGCTCTTCAGTCATAACGGGAACATTCTCACCCCTAAAAGGAATGGTCTGACTGATGATCAGTTTGAGCAAGTTCTCCTTTTGCGTTACAACAGCAAAATATGCACTCTGGACAAAATATTCCCTGAGTAAAAATAGAAAGGGAATTTTTTCACAGATCATGTATCAGGCAaaggaggctggtaggaggagctataggaggacaggctcattgtaatggcttgaATGGATTTAATGGAACTGTataaaacacatcaaacatatgtaaaccacacgtttgactccgttccattaatttcattccagccattacaatgaacctgtcctcctatagctcctcccaccagcctccactggtatcaGGGGTGTATTCTTTGTTGTGTTTGTTAAGCTCACATTGAACATGTTGTTTAAAAGTCATCAAAGGCTGTGTGTACAGAGGTTAAAACAGGGATATATGTTTTAGTCGGTGTGACTTgcagtatatttaagcaataaggcccggggggtgtggtatatggccaatataccacggctaagggctgttcttatggaCGATGCaacacagagtgcctggatacaaccCTTAGCCGTGGAATATTGTCCGTACACCACAAACcctcgaggtgccttattgcttggAACAGCCTGCacatataccacagctttcagcattcagggctcgaatcacccagtttataattaatttataaactgggtggttcgagccctaaatgctgaaagccgtggtatatcagaccgtataccacgggtatgacaaaacattactttttactcttctaattacgttggtaatcaGTATTCAGAATATTGAGGTAATGCAAActtctacttttctttactaCTTTACCTACTTCTTTTTTTTACACTAGGCTACTAGCCTACTTTTTACACATGATTATATTGAAAATGAGTCTAACATAAATAAAATGGAACAGGTTAAAATTATTCTAAATATGTTTCTTTGTGCTTTTATTAAACATGTTCAAGTTTTATTTTAAAAGATGTCATGTAATTTGTATCCAGTAATGGATTTTCTGTGTTcctactgtacagtacattactttGGAGACCTCCAAAACAGAGGAACAGGTTCACACTCACAGTTCACCCACACGATCACCTCTAGGCGGCAATGTTGAGTTGTTAAatctagtatgtgtgtgtgtctgtgtgtgtgattatATTTACTATGTTGTCCACCTATCTTTAAAGTAGGAGGCCTCTGTTAGTAGGTAGTGTGCCAGTTCCGTTTGTGTGTACCCAAAAAAGAAACACACAAGACAATACCCAGTGGAAAGTTAAAAAGTGAGCCACCGTACACAAAATCATCTAGAAGGCCTGCCAGTCTTTCTGGTATGGACATCATCTCCTCAGGAGGCAGTTACTGGACAACTTGGCATTTTAAAGGTAATTGTGAAGTGTCATTTACTCCTATGCTGCCAGTGATTTTTGTGTGTGAATCCAGTGCTAATCAAAGATATGATATGATGGAGGCACCTTATAGAGATGAAGAGGATACAAtgttattaaaacacactgtatCCATGATAAACATAAGCCTCGATCATGGTGCATTTCAGTTTTGATTTAGCCTGTAGAAATccatatgaaaataaataaaaatgtaacgTATTTTAAAATGAGTATAGCATCTCTGGTCTGGGTATAGCTACAATTTTAAAGCAGGGTTAaactatgtgtgtgtgagagaaaacaTGTTCTCCTTTTTGTAGCGTGTGTAAGACTGAGGTCACATTGTTAGATGGTTTGCAAAAACAATCGCCAGAGACATTTTGTATGGAATATACGACATATCTTCAAATCGTATTGAAGTTTAACATGCGGTAAACTCAGCTGGTGCTTATGTTTGACAGCTAAATCCAACGTGTAGGACCTCTGAGCCAAATTGTCCCAACAAGGCCGCATTTATTGTTTTCTCAACCTAACTATGTCCATTATTGTCTTCCGCCCAGTGTGCCATTATTTGGATGATGGACAATCCCTTTTAGCCAATGGCGTGTACGAATGCTGCCGGCTAGTGTACATTCAGACCAATGATAGTCAAGCGGATGGTATTGAGGGGTACACTTTCAACGTTTACTCTGGCAAGAACGTTAGTTCCTGCTCGTTCCTGGCCGTTTCCTGTAATCGTACAGTGTTGTGAGACGGAGAAAGCCATGTGTGTCGATGCAAAGGT from the Coregonus clupeaformis isolate EN_2021a chromosome 14, ASM2061545v1, whole genome shotgun sequence genome contains:
- the LOC121581557 gene encoding zinc finger BED domain-containing protein 4-like gives rise to the protein MDAGALATSFHVWQYRHHFIFKELRDKNMTVECVLCKPKIRMLSTSKNSTSNLKKHLERKHATMYLKSPKGEMDGPNGSTTESPKEPRYKKSKLENLVHQMTSQPKVNTLVFNFMVENVQSLSVLEQPAFRKLIEGLSGGKMSMTRNTFINRIMMAYSKMKEELKEKLDRVQSVCTTADIWSAHNRSYIGMTCHWIEKNELERKSAALACARIRGAHTFDTIAAKIHEIHLAYNIENKLQATVTDNGSNFVKVFKEFSKGDNENYEDDIVEFQDVGTILDGADEAMHLFLLPHQRCASHALNLIASHDLAQVLSQGETGQVYCSAMAKCFAIWNSVHQSPLAIAAVEDIEKMKLTAPCVSRWNSEYCAVEKMVSLPETKLMDVCDSLGVPRLLSYEIAFLKEYINVFKPLAFALELFQGEQKCFLGLVIPTVLTLKKKLCEKKTLALYLFDVINPVLEAIDSRFKQLFASLDAKMATATTPQFRLWWLPEAEREDMHLMLVAEATRLEPTDGEPIGSDNVQSEDEFFSFGPGTGNSDTEEEVRRYLEGTSKNLSCLKYFQRVRKLFLKFNAILPSSAPVERLFSHNGNILTPKRNGLTDDQFEQVLLLRYNSKICTLDKIFPE